In Citrus sinensis cultivar Valencia sweet orange chromosome 2, DVS_A1.0, whole genome shotgun sequence, a single genomic region encodes these proteins:
- the LOC102615452 gene encoding subtilisin-like protease SBT2.4 isoform X5, whose translation MANKANISANSSSCAALLVLAISFIGCFAEERDIYLVLIEGEPLAFHGSDDKRRFDLNSDAYKGQTKRLMDSHDRILQSTLEIGSYNKLYSFKYTVNGFAVHLTPTQAKKLENAPQVKLVERDRRAKLMTSYTPQFLGLPQGVWTQRGGDKNAGEGIVIGFVDTGINPSHPSFANYNPFEPNISHFSGDCETGPRFPLSSCNGKIVSARFFSAGAQAVATLNTSVDFLSPFDAVGHGSHVASTAAGNAGVPVVVDGFFYGLASGMAPCARIAVYKAMYPTVGTLADVIAAIDQATMDGVDILTLSIGPDEPPRDTITMLGIFDVLMLFARRAGVFVVQAAGNQGPAPSTVVSYSPWAVAAAACTTDRIYPGSLLLGNGLKLGGVGLSGPTCGRPLFLSKLVLARDVILRVNGTFPRTPQYIEECQYPEAFEPSLVQGSVVICTFSDGFYNQTSTLTAVINTAITLGFMGFILIANSHYGDFVAEPIPFAVPGILIPKVSTSEIILQYYEQQTHRDERGVAIKFNAQAGIGEGRVASFEGRAPIVSRFSSRGPDFTDLSRNPTDVLKPDVIAPGHQIWAAWSPVSALDPMLTGCNFALLSGTSMATPHIAGIAALIKQHNPSWTPTMIASAISSTATKYDNYGQLIMAEGFEITSTYNSTHFDFGSGLVSATRALDPGLVLSVGGYWNMVQSFT comes from the exons ATGGCAAATAAGGCTAATATATCAGCTAATTCATCAAGCTGCGCAGCTCTTCTCGTCTTAGCCATCAGTTTTATTGGTTGCTTTGCGGAAGAGCGAGATATATATTTGGTCTTAATAGAAGGGGAACCACTTGCATTCCATGGCAGTGATGATAAAAGAAGATTCGATCTGAACAG TGATGCTTACAAGGGTCAGACAAAGCGGCTGATGGATTCTCATGACCGGATTCTACAAAGCACTTTAGAAATCGGAAGCTACAACAAACTATACAGCTTTAAATACACTGTTAATGGGTTTGCAGTCCATCTTACACCTACTCAg GCCAAGAAACTTGAAAATGCTCCCCAAGTGAAGTTGGTAGAGAGAGATAGAAGAGCCAAATTGATGACAAGCTACACTCCTCAATTTCTTGGATTACCACAAGGAGTGTGGACGCAAAGAGGAGGAGACAAGAATGCAGGTGAAGGGATAGTGATTGGTTTTGTTGACACAGGCATCAACCCTTCACATCCAAGCTTCGCTAATTACAATCCGTTTGAGCCgaatatttctcatttttccgGCGACTGTGAGACTGGTCCTCGATTTCCTCTGAGCTCTTGCAACGGAAAAATTGTTTCAGCTAGGTTTTTCTCTGCTGGGGCTCAAGCTGTTGCTACTCTTAACACTTCTGTCGACTTTCTTTCGCCGTTTGATGCTGTTGGACATGGCAG CCATGTAGCATCAACTGCTGCTGGAAACGCTGGTGTTCCGGTGGTCGTCGATGGCTTCTTTTATGGGCTAGCCAGTGGGATGGCGCCATGTGCACG AATTGCTGTTTATAAGGCAATGTATCCAACAGTGGGAACTCTTGCAGATGTGATTGCGGCTATTGATCAA GCAACAATGGATGGAGTGGATATCTTAACACTGTCCATTGGACCAGATGAGCCACCAAGAGATACGATCACCATGTTAGGTATTTTCGATGTCTTGATGCTCTTTGCAAGACGAGCCGGAGTTTTCGTGGTGCAAGCTGCTGGAAATCAGGGGCCAGCTCCATCGACTGTAGTGTCTTACAGCCCTTGGGCCGTAGCTGCTGCTGCTTGCACTACTGACCGAATTTATCCCGGTTCCCTCCTCCTCGGGAATGGCCTAAAACTTGGTGGTGTAGGATTGTCAGGGCCAACTTGTGGAAGACCGCTATTTCTTTCAAAGCTAGTATTGGCCAGGGATGTAATATTGAGGGTAAATGGGACATTTCCAAGGACTCCACAGTACATTGAAGAGTGCCAGTATCCGGAAGCATTTGAGCCCAGTCTTGTGCAAGGCAGCGTCGTCATTTGCACTTTCTCGGATGGCTTCTATAACCAGACTTCAACACTCACTGCTGTCATCAACACCGCAATAACTCTTGGATTCATGGGTTTTATTCTAATCGCAAACTCACATTATGGTGATTTTGTAGCGGAGCCAATTCCCTTCGCTGTTCCTGGCATTTTGATCCCAAAAGTCTCAACTTCAGAG aTTATTCTGCAGTACTATGAGCAGCAAACCCACAGGGATGAGAGGGGAGTTGCAATTAAATTCAATGCGCAAGCCGGCATAGGAGAGGGTAGAGTTGCCTCATTTGAGGGCCGGGCACCCATTGTTAGCAGATTCTCTTCAAGAGGGCCAGATTTTACAGACCTTAGCAGGAATCCTACTGACGTACTAAAGCCTGATGTGATCGCACCAGGGCACCAAATTTGGGCGGCCTGGAGCCCCGTTAGCGCCTTAGATCCTATGCTAACAG GATGCAATTTTGCACTGTTGTCTGGTACAAGCATGGCAACACCACATATTGCGGGAATTGCAGCTCTGATCAAGCAGCATAATCCTTCGTGGACACCGACAATGATTGCATCCGCCATCTCCTCCACTGCCACCAAGTATGATAACTATGGACAACTTATTATGGCAGAAGGATTTGAAATCACTAGCACATACAACTCCACTCATTTTGATTTCGGCTCCGGCCTTGTCAGTGCAACTCGTGCTCTTGATCCAGGCCTTGTTTTATCAGTAG GCGGCTACTGGAATATGGTGCAATCATTCACTTAG